In one window of uncultured Methanobrevibacter sp. DNA:
- the tuf gene encoding translation elongation factor EF-1 subunit alpha, with protein FSTKKYDYTVVDCPGHRDFVKNMITGASQADAGVLVVAADDGVMPQTKEHVFLSKTLGINQLIIAINKMDIVDYSEDKFNELKEEVSNLIKTVGFNPADVPFIPLSAFQGDNITEASSNTSWYKGPTLLEALDALTAPDKPTNLPLRIPIQDVYSITGVGTVPVGRVETGVMKKGENVIFEPAGASGEVKSIEMHHEQFEVAEPGDNIGFNVRGVGKNDIRRGDVAGHTDSAPTVAKEFDAQIVVLQHPGVITVGYTPVFHCHTSQVACTFLELSKKLNPATGAVDEENPDFLKTGNAAIVKIKPTKPMCLENAKEIPQMGRFAIRDMGQTVAAGLCLNVTPAK; from the coding sequence AATTCTCCACTAAAAAATACGACTACACTGTAGTAGACTGCCCAGGACACAGAGACTTCGTTAAAAACATGATCACTGGTGCTTCCCAAGCAGACGCAGGTGTATTAGTAGTAGCAGCTGACGACGGTGTAATGCCACAAACCAAAGAACACGTGTTCTTATCCAAAACTTTAGGTATTAACCAATTAATCATTGCAATCAACAAAATGGATATTGTTGATTACTCCGAAGACAAATTCAACGAATTAAAAGAAGAAGTATCAAACTTAATCAAAACTGTAGGATTCAACCCTGCTGACGTACCTTTCATCCCATTATCTGCTTTCCAAGGGGACAACATTACTGAAGCATCTTCCAACACTTCCTGGTACAAAGGACCTACATTACTCGAAGCATTAGATGCATTAACTGCACCTGATAAACCAACCAACTTACCTTTAAGAATTCCTATTCAAGACGTATACTCCATTACTGGTGTAGGTACCGTTCCTGTAGGAAGAGTTGAAACTGGTGTAATGAAAAAAGGTGAAAACGTTATCTTTGAACCAGCTGGAGCTTCAGGAGAAGTTAAATCTATCGAAATGCACCACGAACAATTTGAAGTAGCTGAACCTGGTGACAACATCGGATTCAACGTAAGAGGTGTAGGTAAAAACGATATCAGAAGAGGAGACGTAGCAGGACACACTGACAGTGCTCCTACCGTAGCAAAAGAATTCGACGCACAAATTGTTGTTTTACAACACCCTGGTGTAATCACCGTTGGATACACTCCTGTATTCCACTGTCACACTTCTCAAGTAGCATGTACTTTCTTAGAATTATCTAAAAAATTAAACCCTGCTACTGGTGCTGTTGACGAAGAAAACCCTGACTTCTTAAAAACCGGTAACGCAGCTATTGTTAAAATTAAACCTACCAAACCAATGTGTCTCGAAAACGCAAAAGAAATCCCACAAATGGGTAGATTTGCTATCAGAGATATGGGTCAAACTGTTGCTGCAGGTTTATGTCTTAACGTTACCCCAGCAAAATAA
- the rpsJ gene encoding 30S ribosomal protein S10, protein MNQARIKLTGTDPEKLAYVCDQLKKIAERTGVDLSGPIPLPTKKLVVPTRKSPDGEGKASWEKWELRIHKRLIGIGADERAMRQVMKVNVPDNVSIEIELKG, encoded by the coding sequence ATGAATCAAGCAAGAATTAAACTTACTGGAACTGACCCAGAAAAATTAGCATACGTTTGTGATCAACTCAAAAAAATTGCTGAAAGAACTGGTGTTGACTTATCTGGTCCTATTCCACTTCCTACTAAAAAATTAGTAGTCCCAACAAGAAAATCTCCAGATGGAGAAGGAAAAGCTTCATGGGAAAAATGGGAACTCAGAATTCATAAACGTTTAATCGGTATTGGAGCTGATGAACGTGCTATGAGACAAGTTATGAAAGTCAACGTTCCTGATAATGTAAGTATCGAAATTGAACTTAAAGGATAA
- the cobK gene encoding precorrin-6A reductase, which translates to MKVILLGGTKDSTNIISHLKKNYDVFILTTTTTEYGARLAQEAGSDETIARPLLKDEIISIIKENEFDILIDATHPFAEHITQTSASIAKELEMPYIRFERPITNLENIDTSHIRYVKSFDDAGKLIENEFVKGNVLHFAGANTMADIVKYVSVERFYPRILKVESSLKKCEELGVDAGHIIPMTGAATLEENIDLIEKYDASVMITKESGEIGGVVEKIEAANIKNIAVIMIQRPEIRMLEKNDIVNDLKELDKKIKSF; encoded by the coding sequence ATGAAAGTGATTTTACTGGGAGGAACCAAGGACTCGACAAATATCATTAGTCATCTTAAAAAAAACTATGATGTTTTCATCCTCACTACAACAACAACAGAATACGGTGCAAGACTTGCCCAGGAAGCCGGAAGTGACGAGACAATTGCAAGGCCTCTTTTAAAGGATGAAATCATAAGCATCATTAAAGAAAATGAATTTGATATTTTAATTGATGCAACCCATCCCTTTGCAGAACACATCACACAGACCAGTGCAAGCATAGCAAAAGAACTTGAAATGCCATATATTCGCTTTGAAAGACCTATCACCAACCTTGAAAACATTGACACATCACATATCCGTTACGTAAAATCATTTGACGATGCAGGAAAATTGATTGAAAATGAATTCGTTAAAGGAAATGTGCTGCATTTTGCAGGAGCCAACACCATGGCAGATATCGTGAAATACGTTTCAGTCGAGAGATTCTATCCGAGGATTTTAAAAGTTGAAAGTTCCCTAAAAAAATGCGAAGAGCTTGGAGTCGACGCAGGCCATATCATCCCCATGACAGGTGCCGCAACGCTTGAAGAAAACATTGATCTTATTGAAAAGTATGATGCAAGCGTGATGATAACAAAGGAAAGCGGCGAGATAGGCGGAGTGGTTGAAAAGATTGAAGCTGCAAACATAAAAAATATAGCCGTCATCATGATACAGCGCCCTGAAATCAGAATGTTAGAAAAAAATGACATTGTAAATGATTTAAAAGAGCTTGATAAAAAAATTAAAAGTTTTTAA
- a CDS encoding cation-translocating P-type ATPase, whose translation MSDILSEYNTSKEGLALKEVEKRQKEYGLNEIVEKKPTPLIVLFLSQFADILIALLIVAAIASFAIGDVIDAGVILLAVLLNTIFGFIQEYRSQKAMESLKGLVSKMAIVRREGEVKEIDAKELTVGDIVVLEEGIKVPADLILIQTNQLSCDESGLTGESEAVKKEAEDMIYMDSNVVSGNALGVVKNIGMQTEIGKIADIVQEDDEETPLAKRVGRLGKILSGIAIAVCIAIFILEMAQGVPIVETFMTAVSLAVAAIPEGLPAVLTLTLALGMNEMAKSNAIVKKLLSVETLGSCTIICSDKTGTLTENKMTVVESYYTNRDKTHLIGKLCNNAVISGENIIGDQTDAAILTYCKDHESELERVDEIPLDSNRKMMTTIHRLDGENNIILSKGAPEIILDKCKYIDNDGSIEILDGKTKETILEKIDEMSGHALRVIGCAYKIRDENDVEKDMTFTGMLGLIDPPKKDAKKSVKECIDAGIKVIMITGDHQKTATAIAENLGILTTGQVITGAELEALSDEEYLKRAEDIQVYARVKPAQKMKIVETLKKLGNIVAMTGDGVNDAPALKRASIGVAMGGGTDVAKEASDMIVQNDDFTTIVTAIESGRKIYDNIKRFVKYQVSTNVGAILTIVGTSLLNLPLPFNPAQLLWLNIVMDGPPAQMLGIEGAERDIMKRSPEVGDILTKNILMQILFLGIVMAVGTICVFYYKISQGASTRNAMTVAFTLFVVYQLLNTFNGRANSEKSSKYLYLGILISFLLQLLILYIPQLQIIFRTTAIGLVDWVIIIVVSSTILIAQKIMNRVMK comes from the coding sequence ATGAGTGACATATTATCCGAATACAATACATCAAAAGAAGGTTTGGCACTTAAAGAAGTCGAAAAAAGACAAAAAGAGTACGGCTTAAATGAAATTGTAGAAAAAAAGCCTACTCCGCTGATAGTGCTGTTTTTATCCCAGTTTGCTGACATTCTGATTGCTCTTTTAATTGTTGCTGCAATCGCATCATTTGCAATCGGAGATGTAATCGATGCAGGAGTAATTCTTCTTGCAGTACTTCTAAACACAATCTTCGGTTTCATCCAGGAGTACAGATCACAAAAGGCAATGGAAAGCCTCAAGGGACTTGTATCCAAAATGGCGATTGTGAGAAGAGAAGGTGAAGTTAAAGAAATTGACGCCAAAGAACTTACAGTCGGAGACATTGTCGTTCTGGAAGAGGGAATTAAAGTACCTGCAGATTTGATTTTAATTCAAACAAATCAGCTGAGCTGTGATGAATCAGGTCTTACCGGAGAGTCTGAAGCTGTAAAAAAAGAAGCAGAAGACATGATATATATGGATTCCAATGTTGTGAGCGGAAACGCACTGGGAGTTGTCAAAAACATTGGAATGCAGACAGAAATCGGAAAGATTGCAGATATCGTTCAGGAGGATGATGAGGAAACTCCTCTTGCAAAGCGTGTAGGAAGACTTGGAAAAATACTTTCCGGAATCGCAATTGCAGTTTGTATTGCCATTTTTATTCTGGAAATGGCTCAGGGCGTTCCTATTGTAGAGACATTCATGACAGCTGTTTCACTTGCTGTTGCTGCAATTCCAGAAGGGCTTCCTGCAGTGCTTACCCTGACACTTGCACTTGGAATGAACGAAATGGCAAAGTCAAACGCAATTGTCAAAAAGCTCCTGTCAGTAGAGACATTAGGTTCATGTACAATAATCTGCAGTGACAAGACAGGTACACTTACCGAAAACAAAATGACTGTAGTTGAGAGTTATTACACAAACAGGGACAAAACACATCTTATCGGAAAATTGTGCAACAATGCAGTCATTTCAGGTGAAAATATTATCGGAGACCAGACCGATGCAGCGATACTCACATACTGCAAGGACCATGAAAGCGAACTTGAGAGAGTGGATGAAATCCCTCTTGACAGCAATCGTAAAATGATGACTACTATACATAGACTGGACGGTGAAAATAACATAATCCTGTCAAAAGGTGCTCCAGAAATAATTCTAGATAAATGCAAATACATAGATAATGATGGAAGTATTGAAATACTTGACGGTAAAACAAAGGAAACAATACTTGAAAAAATTGATGAAATGAGCGGACATGCTCTGAGGGTAATCGGATGCGCATACAAAATCAGGGATGAAAATGATGTGGAAAAAGACATGACATTTACCGGAATGCTCGGACTGATTGACCCTCCTAAAAAGGATGCTAAAAAATCCGTAAAAGAGTGTATCGATGCGGGAATAAAGGTTATAATGATTACCGGAGACCACCAGAAGACCGCAACAGCGATTGCAGAAAACCTAGGAATACTTACAACAGGTCAAGTCATTACAGGTGCTGAACTTGAGGCGCTTTCAGATGAGGAATATCTGAAAAGAGCCGAAGACATTCAGGTCTATGCAAGGGTAAAGCCTGCACAGAAAATGAAAATTGTTGAAACACTTAAAAAACTCGGCAATATCGTTGCAATGACAGGTGACGGTGTAAACGATGCGCCAGCACTTAAAAGGGCATCAATCGGTGTTGCAATGGGCGGGGGAACTGACGTTGCAAAAGAGGCATCAGACATGATCGTTCAAAACGATGACTTTACAACAATCGTTACAGCAATCGAAAGCGGAAGGAAAATCTATGACAACATCAAGAGATTTGTAAAGTATCAGGTTTCAACTAACGTCGGAGCGATTCTTACAATTGTGGGAACATCCCTTCTTAATCTGCCTCTTCCTTTCAATCCGGCACAGCTTTTATGGCTGAATATAGTTATGGACGGACCTCCTGCACAGATGCTCGGTATCGAGGGTGCTGAAAGGGACATCATGAAAAGGTCTCCTGAAGTTGGAGACATTCTAACTAAAAACATTCTGATGCAGATACTATTTTTAGGAATAGTAATGGCTGTGGGAACCATATGCGTATTCTACTACAAGATTTCACAGGGAGCATCAACAAGAAATGCAATGACTGTTGCGTTTACATTGTTTGTAGTCTATCAGCTTTTAAACACTTTCAACGGAAGGGCCAATTCAGAAAAGTCAAGCAAATATTTATATCTTGGAATTCTGATTTCATTCCTGCTCCAGCTTCTTATATTGTACATACCTCAGCTTCAGATAATATTCAGAACAACAGCAATAGGTCTTGTTGACTGGGTTATTATCATTGTGGTATCCTCTACAATACTGATTGCTCAAAAGATTATGAACAGGGTGATGAAATGA
- a CDS encoding UPF0146 family protein, which yields MWQDFKDYILSEIAGREVKIAEIAVGRFPQIADELSGYDNITVIKTDILPADDTVIKDDVTNPDLNLYRDTDIIYSIRPPSELQPHIADLAVKVGSQLIIKPLTNEDLNTGRVKMKLKNYNRASFYILR from the coding sequence ATGTGGCAAGATTTTAAGGATTATATTTTAAGTGAAATCGCCGGAAGAGAAGTTAAAATCGCAGAAATTGCCGTTGGGAGATTCCCGCAGATTGCAGATGAACTTTCAGGCTATGACAACATCACAGTAATAAAAACCGATATTCTGCCTGCAGACGATACAGTAATAAAGGACGACGTTACAAATCCTGATTTAAATCTGTACCGTGACACAGACATAATATATTCCATAAGACCTCCGAGCGAACTTCAGCCACATATTGCAGACCTTGCCGTTAAAGTGGGCTCACAGCTTATAATCAAGCCACTTACAAACGAAGATTTAAATACCGGCAGAGTTAAAATGAAATTAAAAAATTACAACAGAGCCAGTTTCTACATTTTAAGGTGA
- a CDS encoding GNAT family N-acetyltransferase, protein MNIRKFTPEDLKRVHEIESMSFDQSYGIEVFQGLYEMGVGFLVAEELGYVIGYVIFWIKYENQGHIISIAVDKNYRRGGAGTKLLVKAIAILSLLKLDTVYLEVNENNHGAVEFYKSFGFRIDRTVPGYYENGDGAILMYLKLESGKIPVE, encoded by the coding sequence ATGAATATTCGAAAGTTCACTCCCGAAGATTTGAAAAGGGTTCATGAAATAGAATCCATGTCATTTGACCAGTCCTATGGAATCGAGGTATTTCAGGGACTCTATGAAATGGGAGTAGGTTTTCTTGTAGCTGAAGAGCTTGGATATGTAATAGGATATGTCATCTTCTGGATAAAATATGAAAATCAGGGCCATATCATCTCAATTGCCGTTGACAAGAACTATCGCCGTGGCGGGGCAGGTACAAAGCTTCTGGTAAAGGCAATTGCAATTCTTTCACTTTTAAAGCTTGATACTGTATATCTGGAAGTGAATGAAAACAATCATGGTGCGGTTGAGTTTTACAAAAGTTTCGGCTTTAGGATTGACCGTACGGTTCCTGGATATTATGAGAACGGTGATGGTGCCATTTTAATGTATCTTAAATTAGAGTCTGGTAAAATTCCCGTTGAATAG
- a CDS encoding zinc ribbon domain-containing protein, with protein MVLRRCPQCGSTSDDTYGFCIKCGYEFPKIEIDENTCPLCGYKNPDEADFCVKCGTPLVIKQNMENSGMVPPIVVKKPNGETNMINPIVVKKEVSPQMPISTFEKILIFFGYVFSILGGILGLIIGIILSTRKNPRVKRHGHIQLAIFGFYVVLIAILFLTGQLDTTMLTNYTQLFNGNFTRL; from the coding sequence ATGGTTTTAAGAAGATGCCCGCAGTGCGGTTCAACAAGCGATGATACATATGGATTTTGTATAAAATGCGGTTATGAATTTCCAAAAATAGAAATTGACGAAAACACCTGCCCGTTGTGCGGATATAAAAATCCTGATGAAGCGGATTTCTGCGTCAAATGCGGCACACCACTTGTTATAAAACAGAATATGGAAAACAGCGGCATGGTCCCGCCAATCGTTGTTAAAAAGCCTAACGGCGAGACAAACATGATAAATCCTATTGTCGTTAAAAAAGAGGTCAGTCCTCAGATGCCTATAAGCACATTTGAAAAGATTCTGATATTTTTCGGATACGTTTTCTCAATTTTAGGAGGAATCTTAGGCCTTATAATAGGAATAATTCTTTCAACCAGGAAAAATCCAAGAGTCAAAAGACATGGACATATCCAGCTTGCGATATTCGGATTTTATGTAGTGCTTATTGCAATACTGTTTTTAACCGGACAGCTCGACACAACCATGCTTACAAACTACACCCAGCTATTCAACGGGAATTTTACCAGACTCTAA
- a CDS encoding 4Fe-4S binding protein — protein MAKVKSEVNEDLCVSCGCCLKVCPKEAIEVKNGMYARVDENLCIGCGKCVVECPASVIEGQHPKKQNRIRFEKWYDYLWIFSIVYFALGFFNIIFAWLGMICFITPLLFAIFKGNKGFCNRYCDRGQLLGLIGGRIGLSRKKDIPKWLASKAFRYGFLIFFFAMFFVMLWNTYLVFAGAKSLTQAITVLWTINVPWMWAYHGNVIAPWVSQFAFGFYSVMLTSTILGLVTMILFKPRSWCVYCPMGTMTQAICKVENKIKNR, from the coding sequence ATGGCGAAAGTAAAGTCGGAGGTTAATGAGGATTTATGCGTTTCGTGCGGATGCTGTCTTAAGGTTTGTCCTAAAGAGGCAATAGAAGTTAAAAACGGAATGTATGCAAGAGTTGATGAAAATTTATGTATAGGATGCGGAAAGTGTGTAGTGGAATGTCCGGCATCAGTAATCGAAGGACAACATCCGAAAAAGCAAAACAGAATCAGATTCGAAAAGTGGTATGATTACCTGTGGATTTTTTCCATCGTTTATTTCGCTTTAGGATTTTTCAACATAATATTTGCATGGCTTGGAATGATATGCTTTATCACACCATTGCTTTTTGCAATATTTAAAGGAAACAAAGGATTCTGCAATCGTTATTGTGATAGAGGTCAACTTCTGGGCCTAATCGGAGGACGTATAGGATTATCCAGAAAAAAAGATATTCCGAAATGGCTGGCATCAAAGGCGTTCAGATACGGATTTCTGATATTTTTCTTTGCAATGTTTTTTGTAATGCTCTGGAATACATACCTTGTATTTGCAGGTGCAAAAAGCCTGACACAGGCAATTACAGTTTTATGGACCATTAATGTTCCTTGGATGTGGGCATATCATGGAAATGTAATAGCTCCATGGGTTTCACAGTTTGCATTCGGTTTTTACAGCGTAATGCTTACATCAACAATACTTGGACTGGTGACCATGATTCTGTTCAAACCGAGATCATGGTGCGTATACTGTCCTATGGGAACAATGACACAGGCAATCTGTAAAGTTGAAAACAAAATCAAAAACAGATGA
- the prf1 gene encoding peptide chain release factor aRF-1, whose amino-acid sequence MAEVSSKELYEFKKVLKELAQKRGRGTELVSVYIPPDKQLSDVGKHMRDELGQSANIKSKQTKKNVQSAIEVILQRIRLYKQPPEHGLVLFVGMIPKGGPGTEKMETYVLEPPEPVTTYWYKCNNEFFLEPLEYMIEERDTYGVAVIDRREATIASMKGKKINILTHITSGVPGKHKAGGQSQRRFDRVIEQAAHEFLKRIGDHMNDDFLPLKDDLKGIIIGGPGFTKNDFAEGDYLNYELKQKILTIEDTSYTGDFGIREVIEKSAPVLSDLDVIHEKEIVQKFLGELTKDQGLASYGEDEVRTNLTIGAVDTLLLSEDLSAMRKNFVCPSCGTSKEFTVKTQSEADKIEERCPNCNELLKEESSADLADYFVEKAEEMSSNVEFISTETDEGMQLFRAFGGIAAILRYHVEY is encoded by the coding sequence ATGGCTGAAGTATCATCAAAAGAATTATATGAATTCAAAAAAGTATTAAAAGAATTGGCACAGAAAAGAGGCAGAGGTACAGAGCTTGTTTCCGTTTATATTCCACCTGACAAACAGTTAAGTGATGTAGGTAAGCACATGAGAGATGAGCTTGGTCAGAGTGCGAACATCAAGAGTAAACAAACAAAAAAGAATGTACAGTCTGCTATTGAAGTTATTTTACAACGTATACGCTTATACAAACAGCCTCCGGAACATGGTCTGGTGCTCTTCGTCGGTATGATTCCGAAAGGAGGTCCGGGTACAGAAAAAATGGAAACCTACGTTCTGGAGCCTCCTGAACCTGTTACAACATACTGGTACAAATGTAACAACGAATTTTTCCTGGAACCTCTTGAATACATGATTGAGGAAAGGGATACCTACGGTGTGGCTGTAATCGACAGAAGGGAAGCTACCATCGCATCAATGAAAGGTAAAAAGATTAACATTTTAACTCATATTACCAGTGGAGTTCCTGGAAAGCACAAGGCGGGAGGACAGTCCCAGAGAAGGTTTGACCGTGTAATTGAGCAGGCTGCTCACGAGTTTTTAAAACGTATTGGAGATCACATGAACGATGATTTTCTTCCTCTCAAGGATGATTTGAAAGGAATCATTATCGGGGGACCGGGCTTTACCAAAAACGACTTTGCAGAAGGAGATTATCTAAACTACGAGTTAAAACAGAAAATTTTAACTATTGAAGATACCTCCTATACAGGGGATTTCGGTATCCGTGAGGTCATTGAAAAGTCAGCGCCTGTCCTAAGCGATCTTGATGTTATTCATGAAAAAGAGATTGTTCAGAAGTTTTTAGGCGAGCTTACAAAAGACCAGGGTCTTGCATCATACGGTGAAGATGAAGTAAGAACTAATTTAACAATTGGTGCGGTTGACACTCTTTTATTATCTGAAGATTTATCTGCAATGCGTAAAAACTTTGTATGTCCTTCATGTGGGACCAGCAAGGAATTTACAGTCAAGACTCAATCTGAAGCAGACAAGATTGAAGAGAGGTGTCCTAACTGTAATGAACTTTTAAAAGAAGAAAGTTCTGCAGACCTTGCCGATTATTTTGTTGAAAAGGCTGAAGAGATGAGTTCCAATGTTGAATTCATTTCCACTGAAACTGATGAGGGTATGCAGTTGTTTCGGGCTTTCGGTGGAATCGCTGCAATACTGAGATATCACGTAGAATATTAG
- the gdhA gene encoding NADP-specific glutamate dehydrogenase yields the protein MSYVDEVIETIIEQNPSEPEFHQAVREVLESLRVVIEENEEEYRKNALLERLTNPERQLKFRVPWIDDNGQVQVNTGYRVQFNSAIGPYKGGLRFHPSVNVGIIKFLGFEQIFKNSLTGLPIGGGKGGSDFDPKGKSDREIMAFCQSFMTELCKYIGADTDVPAGDIGVGGREIGFLFGQYKRIKGLYEGVLTGKGLSFGGSLARTEATGYGLLYFTNAMLKANDIDIAGKTILVSGAGNVAIYAIEKAQQLGGKPVTCSDSTGWIYDPEGIDVELLKEVKEVRRERLTAYAEARPSAEYHEGKGVWTVKADIALPCATQNELQLEDAKALVENGIFAVAEGANMPTTIEATEYLQENGVLFAPGKASNAGGVATSALEMSQNSERLSWSFEEVDGKLQNIMETIFANVAEAAAEYDMDKNYVAGANIAGFKKVVDAMNAQGIV from the coding sequence TTGTCATACGTAGATGAAGTAATAGAAACCATAATTGAACAAAACCCTTCAGAACCAGAATTCCACCAAGCAGTACGCGAAGTATTGGAATCTCTCAGGGTTGTAATCGAAGAAAATGAAGAAGAATACAGAAAAAATGCACTTCTTGAAAGATTAACCAATCCGGAAAGACAACTCAAATTCCGTGTTCCATGGATCGATGACAACGGACAGGTACAAGTCAACACCGGATACCGTGTACAGTTCAACAGTGCAATCGGACCTTACAAAGGCGGATTACGTTTCCACCCTTCTGTAAATGTCGGTATTATTAAATTCTTAGGTTTCGAACAAATTTTCAAAAACTCCTTGACCGGACTTCCAATCGGCGGTGGTAAAGGAGGATCCGACTTTGACCCTAAAGGAAAATCCGACAGAGAAATCATGGCATTCTGTCAAAGTTTCATGACCGAATTATGCAAATACATCGGTGCTGACACTGACGTTCCTGCTGGAGATATCGGTGTAGGTGGCCGAGAAATCGGATTCTTATTCGGACAATACAAAAGAATCAAAGGATTATATGAAGGAGTATTAACTGGTAAAGGATTATCCTTCGGTGGATCTTTAGCAAGAACTGAAGCTACCGGATACGGATTATTATACTTCACAAACGCTATGTTAAAAGCAAACGACATCGATATTGCAGGAAAAACCATCCTCGTTTCCGGTGCAGGTAACGTAGCTATTTACGCAATCGAAAAAGCTCAGCAATTAGGCGGTAAACCTGTAACCTGTTCCGATTCAACCGGTTGGATTTATGATCCTGAAGGAATTGATGTTGAATTATTAAAAGAAGTTAAAGAAGTAAGACGTGAAAGATTAACCGCTTACGCAGAAGCAAGACCATCCGCTGAATACCACGAAGGAAAAGGCGTATGGACTGTTAAAGCTGATATTGCTCTACCTTGCGCAACTCAAAACGAATTACAATTAGAAGATGCAAAAGCATTAGTTGAAAATGGTATTTTCGCTGTTGCTGAAGGAGCAAACATGCCTACCACCATTGAAGCAACCGAATACTTACAGGAAAACGGTGTTTTATTCGCACCAGGTAAAGCTTCAAACGCTGGTGGAGTAGCTACTTCCGCTCTTGAAATGTCACAGAACTCCGAAAGATTATCCTGGAGTTTCGAAGAAGTTGACGGCAAACTTCAAAACATTATGGAAACTATCTTTGCAAATGTTGCAGAAGCTGCTGCTGAATACGACATGGACAAAAACTATGTTGCAGGAGCAAACATTGCAGGATTCAAGAAAGTAGTTGACGCAATGAACGCACAAGGAATCGTATAG
- a CDS encoding carboxypeptidase-like regulatory domain-containing protein: MNVKAIFLFSLILLLSASVVYAQDNSTVLSADSDDVSYGDHWALNGPGEWSIDENGSLIHKPSDKNYSAEDISIEFHNDNSTDLRKNSSDANRTQNASEILTPARINPLWDEFVKDPLAFIEKYQPVPKAPPADWNSNVSDNPCSRPYSKEFIDFMNFVEKTRVRPDVIEAGNLNVYYSKGNVYQIRVLNPVGDPVYGAVNVTFIFNGKKINTKTDENGYASFKFNRQPGSYVVKAYVGNVSSKHKITVKSLFKTKDVSKKYKKSMKFKVRLVKFTGKSLYGKKIKITLKGKTATVKTNSKGIAVFNVPKNLKIGKYTIRTCYNGCVVKNKITVKK; encoded by the coding sequence ATGAATGTTAAAGCGATTTTTTTATTTTCACTCATTCTGCTTTTAAGTGCATCTGTTGTGTATGCTCAGGATAATTCAACTGTTTTGTCCGCAGATTCAGATGATGTTTCTTATGGCGATCACTGGGCTTTAAATGGTCCTGGTGAGTGGAGTATTGATGAAAACGGAAGTTTGATTCACAAACCGTCAGATAAAAATTATAGTGCAGAGGATATAAGCATCGAATTTCACAATGATAATTCCACAGATTTGAGAAAAAACTCCTCAGACGCTAATCGGACTCAGAATGCTTCTGAGATTTTAACACCTGCCCGGATAAATCCGTTGTGGGATGAATTCGTTAAAGATCCATTGGCATTCATTGAAAAATACCAACCTGTGCCTAAGGCTCCTCCGGCAGATTGGAACAGCAATGTTTCAGATAATCCCTGCAGTCGCCCATATTCCAAAGAGTTCATTGATTTCATGAACTTTGTTGAAAAGACCCGCGTGAGGCCTGATGTGATTGAAGCAGGTAATCTGAATGTTTACTATTCAAAAGGCAATGTTTATCAGATTAGAGTTTTAAATCCAGTCGGCGATCCTGTTTATGGAGCAGTTAATGTCACATTCATTTTCAATGGTAAAAAAATCAATACCAAAACCGATGAAAACGGTTATGCGAGCTTTAAGTTTAACCGCCAGCCTGGCAGTTATGTCGTAAAGGCATATGTGGGCAATGTAAGTTCCAAACATAAGATTACTGTAAAATCCCTTTTCAAGACTAAGGATGTTTCAAAAAAATATAAGAAATCCATGAAGTTCAAGGTCAGACTAGTTAAATTCACCGGCAAGTCCCTTTATGGCAAAAAGATTAAAATAACCCTTAAAGGTAAAACCGCTACAGTCAAAACCAATTCCAAAGGAATTGCTGTATTCAATGTTCCTAAAAATCTTAAAATCGGCAAATACACAATCAGAACCTGCTATAACGGTTGTGTTGTTAAAAACAAAATAACAGTTAAAAAATGA